ATACACAACACAAGAAAGTTCAGGACTAAAATAAGCTTTGTTATTGAATGTCACTATACCAGAACCATTTTATTGTTCAGTATTTAATATCACTTATTTATCATTTAGTATGTGCGGAAACACTTATTATAGGCCCCAAAGAACGAGAGTGAGCACAAACAGGATGTATGTGATGTTATTTGACATACTCTAATGCTCTTGCAGCTCCAAGAGCCATCCTCATGCGAGTATTCCATGAAAGTTGTCTCTTGAATTCATCGTCGCAATGCAGTGCATCTTGTAGTGTCCCGTTACAGCAATACTCATAGACCAGAAGCTTTTGACCATGCTCTGCACAATAGCCCATCAGCTCAACAACATTAGCATGACGAATTCTGTCAATATTGTTTACTAAGTCAAGAAACTCATCATCCGTTTGTTGATCGCAAACTCTTTTGTCCAGCTTTTTGACAGCAAGCAACTGCAGAAGCATCCAAAAGGAGCATGTGTCAGAAATGAAATGTTGCAACCACTTGAATGATATGGTGCATAGTGCGAGTGAAGGAAGAGCGGCAAGATTTGCATGCCAGAGAAATGCATACATCCCCaagtaatttatataaataaaacagcATGCACATACTTACTTTAATAGTTAAAATCATGACCAGAAAAAAGATGCAGCAGTATCAGGTGGTACCTCTTATAAAGTGAGACAAGTCAAGGCAGAGAAATAGTATAGAAGGATGTTtttcattttaacataattgaaataCACTTCTAGGACAAGATTTCGTCGATGATGTTGGTTActggaaaaaaaatactagtTGTAGATTATTTTGGAACaaggaggaaaagaaaagaactagAAGAAAGCTAGAGGGAAAATATTGCAATTACAACTTTTGTCCTTAAGCAGGTCTCAACTAGctaaagtaattcaagaaacatTATATCAGATACAATAGGTAGAATTCATTTAATAGATTTGCTAAGGAGTGCTCTAATTAAGGATATATGAAGGTGGATTTTCCATTAAAAAAAGCCTTCTTGCATATAACTCTGCTTGTATCACAACCATTCTTGATAAATCTAAGCAATGTAACAATTTATACTAGAGATAAAGAGGCAATTTTGATGCTACTTGCTGACAATTAGCATTCCAGAATACCAAACATGATGGAGAAATAAAAGCAAGAAGAGAAAAAGCAGTAAGTCAAGACTCTCGAGGATCTAGTGGAAGTAGGAAACCACAGTTAATAAATTGTACATATATTATACTCATGCCAATTGAAAGTTATACCTTTCCATTAGGAAGCTCCACCCTGTATACACTACCCAGCATTCCTGATCCCAACAGATTATCTTGAGAGAAGCTATTAGTGTATTGCTGAAGTGATGCAATTGTGTAAGATTTTACAGAAGTTAGTGGAAGTGGCCTGGTTGGAAGCCTCGTTGCTGTATCTTCAGCAGGCGCAATCGGCTCGACAATAACTCTCTCTTGTGGAAGAGTCGGCGGAGGAGGAGGAGGCGGAGGTGGTGGGGTCAAATCAATATCCAATCTGCCAAGGTTTATCACACTATCATCCTTCTTTGGCACCGCAGTCATGGTTTGCACATTCACCTGCTGCTCATCTTGTGGCTTCGGAACGGGAGCCGGTCTTCTTGGTTGCTTTTCTTTTGGCGGCACAACTAGGGGAGCTGTTTAACACATAAGAAAACTACTTATCACTAAAGACTAAAGAGTAGAAGGTTAAACTTTGAGATTCATTAACTTTTCAGTTCTAAATACTGCACAAGAGACttccaatacaacaacatacccagtgaaatcccacTAAGTGGATTTtagggagggtagagtgtatgaCCTTACCACTACCACGTGGTGGCAGAGAGGCTGTTTCCAAAAGACCCTTGGCTCAAGTGCATCAACACAACAGACCCGgtatctttttatttcaagTGACCAAGGGGTCATTTGGTAGAATGTATAATAGTATTGAAATAGGGTGTATTAGTAGTGCCGAGATTGGTAAAGTTGGGATTAATAATGTTGGGGTTAGTTATGCTAGATATAGTTTCTTATCCATGTTTTAGCTTGATTTATTAAGGAGAATTCTGTCTTTAACCATACTTATCCATGTATTAATAACCATTGTTTTACTAATACCATGGTTTGTTATGTATAAGTTATACACCCTATATTATTGAAtagtattagttatacatatgCTGAAAATCCTAGCAAACAAAGGATTAGATAATACAATCACTAATACATGCATCAATTTTTCTCATACGTCCTACCAAACGAACCCCAGAGGGAAAAAAGTTGAACTTTAAGAAACAGTGATAAAAGATATCATAAAAGAACATAGATATTGAGTATTTTGTAGCACCTTTTTCTATATCATGACCAGGTTGGACTAATGAACCACTATCTCCAGGATTCTCTCTAGCACCGATATAAGGGGCTATTTCATGGTGTTTGGGGGTCCTTTGAGTCTCGTGCCATTTCCTGAGGCACTTTGGCAGACAGAGAAGGATTGCTAAAACCAATATGATAAATGACAAAACTGCTGCAATTGATATCCAGACCACCCTTTTAACAGataaagactttttttttcctgTTGAACTTGATTCTGCAGATGCTGATGGTCCATCGGTCTGTGTTTTAGGTTTGCTTTGAGAAGATGGCGTCTGTGCTGAAGTTGGAGACCCAGAAATGGTAGGTGCTGTTGATGATGTGGGTGGAGTTGAAGGAGCAATACTACTGTTGAAAAGATTTCCATCTTTTCTGCACGAAAAACAAAACCGGCAACCATCACTGATCATAATCGACAAGGCATGTTTCAGATGGTAACAGAATGATCCAACAACTGATACATTGATCTTTgcatatatcaaatatatctaCCAACTTGTACCACTTAAGTCAGCTTAATACATAAGAATGCCTGACTTCCATGTAATTTTTGCCTCCCGAAAGTGAAGGCTCGATATATGATTAAGGTGGGTGACCTTACTAGAGTATAGCCACCATGGAATATGAACTTAAATTATGATCAAGTTTAGACCAGGAGCCAGCTTGCTAAACTAAATAACTTGCAATTTTGTCTATTTTACAGGTCATGACTCATGAATATCATAGCTTAACTGTTTGTATGTTTTCATATGCATATTGTACTACGGTTTGTAAATATATACCTATATTTGTTGTCTATTTATTGTGCCTATATGAGTTGTTTACTTCCAAGTTTTGAGTGACTGGCCATATGATAGAATTCATGTATTTAAATGACATGCTTGTCGggattctttttttcttttttcaggtcaattttttatttgttttgttcttACTTTACCTCATTGAGCTTTCATTTATGCTAGGGCAAGTTTAGGATTCATATCCATGTCAGACAATAAGCCTATATTTCTGGTCATTTTGTACAAAATGACCTTGCAGCATACaagctatgttgctcggactttCCAAATATATTGTTGCACCAGTGTCGGATTACTTTGGGAGGATCCAATACGAGTCCGAGCAACAAAGCATACAAGCACATCCATTTTTTACTAAGATAGATTTCAGGAACTAGTAAACAAGAAGTTTCTGAAAGGTTTACTTGTGTGTATAAAGCATAGTACAGATGATACAAGTTCTCAAGCTTTGAAGGGGGATATTGGGAGCTAGAAAAGTTATATGTGTGGCTATAACCACCGGTAGATAGTACAAAAGTGAGGCATAATTGGAAAATAGGGAGCAGTATTAAGTAACATTGAACTTGAAAAGACATTTGTTTCCGCGGTTTCGACATACATGTGATTGTCTTCTATgattatatatcttttttgtGCGATATGTTACATGTCAAATGATATTTCCAACAAACGACGAGGGATGCATCGATATTAAATGTGACCAAGATGTTGACTCAATATAAACAAAGATGAAACAAGTATATGAATGCATAAAATGAATGTACTTACTTGAAATTGGGAATAGATAACAACTTTTGAGGTATGGGCCCAGAAAACAAGTTGTTTTCCACATTCCTAGAAAGGACACAGGGAGGGTGCAGAGATGTTAGTAAGATTCTATCATTCTAGTTAACTGAATTATATTAGAGTAAAATCTAGTTTGGAAGAGTACAAATTTTTAAGGGGAAGATCCTGCAAAACATCAAGAGTTCCAGAAAGCTGATTATTCTGCAAATATCTGGAAATCAAGAAGTTAGTTTTATCATATTGATCAAACTATAAAGTTATAAACTAAACTGTATAATATGTTGAATTACTCACAGAGTGGTCAAGGAAGACAAACTTTCTACAGATGGTGGCAATGATCCACTTAAATTGTTACTTGACAAATCACTGTTGAAAGATAAACACCCAAACCAGTTAATAGTTattcatatgaaaaaaaaaaactaaaaggaagcatttaaatgtttttttctgCTTTCATACAGATTGACCAAAGCGGTAAGGCCTTCAAAGGAATCAGGAATTTCTCCAGTCAAATGGTTGCCATTCAGAGACCTGACACACAGCAAAATACCTGAATTTGATTCTTTATGAAGTAAG
This portion of the Solanum pennellii chromosome 12, SPENNV200 genome encodes:
- the LOC107007438 gene encoding protein STRUBBELIG-RECEPTOR FAMILY 3 isoform X2 encodes the protein MSLNGNHLTGEIPDSFEGLTALVNLDLSSNNLSGSLPPSVESLSSLTTLYLQNNQLSGTLDVLQDLPLKNLNVENNLFSGPIPQKLLSIPNFKKDGNLFNSSIAPSTPPTSSTAPTISGSPTSAQTPSSQSKPKTQTDGPSASAESSSTGKKKSLSVKRVVWISIAAVLSFIILVLAILLCLPKCLRKWHETQRTPKHHEIAPYIGARENPGDSGSLVQPGHDIEKAPLVVPPKEKQPRRPAPVPKPQDEQQVNVQTMTAVPKKDDSVINLGRLDIDLTPPPPPPPPPPTLPQERVIVEPIAPAEDTATRLPTRPLPLTSVKSYTIASLQQYTNSFSQDNLLGSGMLGSVYRVELPNGKLLAVKKLDKRVCDQQTDDEFLDLVNNIDRIRHANVVELMGYCAEHGQKLLVYEYCCNGTLQDALHCDDEFKRQLSWNTRMRMALGAARALEYLHEVCEPPIIHRNFKSANLLLDEELAVHVSDCGLASLISSGAVSQLSGQLLTTYGYGAPEFESGIYTSQSDVYSFGVVMLELITGRMSYDRTRSRGEQFLVRWAIPQLHDIDLLTRMVDPALDGKYPIKSLSHFADIISRCVQHEREFRPPMSEVVQDLIQMIRRESHRRSDGE
- the LOC107007438 gene encoding protein STRUBBELIG-RECEPTOR FAMILY 3 isoform X1 is translated as MDEKRFVVCCLNLEILVWMLLAFAVQLSDEANPGDVAAINNLYASLGSPSLPGWGAVGGDPCNGLWQGVECENGSILTIQLNAANLGGELGDNLGSFSSLRTLDLSNNHIGGSIPTNLPVTLLHIFLSANAFTGSIPISLSYLSRLSAMSLNGNHLTGEIPDSFEGLTALVNLDLSSNNLSGSLPPSVESLSSLTTLYLQNNQLSGTLDVLQDLPLKNLNVENNLFSGPIPQKLLSIPNFKKDGNLFNSSIAPSTPPTSSTAPTISGSPTSAQTPSSQSKPKTQTDGPSASAESSSTGKKKSLSVKRVVWISIAAVLSFIILVLAILLCLPKCLRKWHETQRTPKHHEIAPYIGARENPGDSGSLVQPGHDIEKAPLVVPPKEKQPRRPAPVPKPQDEQQVNVQTMTAVPKKDDSVINLGRLDIDLTPPPPPPPPPPTLPQERVIVEPIAPAEDTATRLPTRPLPLTSVKSYTIASLQQYTNSFSQDNLLGSGMLGSVYRVELPNGKLLAVKKLDKRVCDQQTDDEFLDLVNNIDRIRHANVVELMGYCAEHGQKLLVYEYCCNGTLQDALHCDDEFKRQLSWNTRMRMALGAARALEYLHEVCEPPIIHRNFKSANLLLDEELAVHVSDCGLASLISSGAVSQLSGQLLTTYGYGAPEFESGIYTSQSDVYSFGVVMLELITGRMSYDRTRSRGEQFLVRWAIPQLHDIDLLTRMVDPALDGKYPIKSLSHFADIISRCVQHEREFRPPMSEVVQDLIQMIRRESHRRSDGE